The bacterium genomic interval CCCCCAGGTTATTCAAAGTGTCGCAGACTGATCGGTGAATCTTCACATGACGAGCAATCTTTAAGCATTCTGACCAGTTTTTTTCAGCGGCATCTAAATCGTGCTTTACATGGTAGTCAATCATCGCTTGAACATTTAGCGCACGAAGTCGGTCATGGGTTAACTCTTTGGCATTGCACAATGCCAATGCTTCCCCGGCATACTTTGCAGCGTCCTCCCAGTTCTGTCGCACCGTCGCAATCCATGCAAGTCCTGCATAAGCAATAACTTGCAATTCCCTCAACGAATTCGGGGTATCCCTTACAACTTCTGCGAAAATAGGCTCTGCTTTATCGAGTTGCCCCTTCTGTAACAACAGCATTGCAAATGAGTTTGCGGCAGATAGCCGGTCCTCTTTGTTGTTACTCGACTCCAGCCAGGTTTCAGATAAAACCGTCAGCGCTGCTGGTATTGCTCCTGTAATAACTAATTGTTTTCCCCAAATCGAACTGATTCTTCCACGTAAACTCTGAGGGCATTCGGGATTATCACGCAATCGTAACAGCCGAGCAAACGTATCGTCATCCAAGGGGTCGGTGGATCTGATGTCTTGCAGGCTCGATAATCCGGTTTCAACTGCATTGTAATCGAATCGTTGCGCTGCGATGTGCACCAGTGCCGAAATTTGCCACAGTTCTTTTAACTCACTTTTCCCATGTTCTCTCAACCAGCGATAGACATTGTCGGTTGCACTGGTGTCGACGGTGTACTCTAACATTTTTCGAACAGCCGGAGGGTAAAACCGTATCACCCCTTCTTCACCATCGTCGATTTGAATCAACCGATAAACCGAAGGCGTGGTTTGAATCGTTCGCCAATCGACCTGGATCGATTCAGAGAGCAACCTTTGTGGAATCCCATGCGGGAATAAAGCAATAACTCCTGCCGATTGAAGAATGGTTTGGGGAACTCGACTGATCCAATTGCGATACAGATTTGTTAAATCGACTGGAAGTATCGATGGCATCTCGGTTCGCTGAATCGCCCAACCTTCGAGAGTAGGAACCAACCACCCCTCGGCAAACGCCTCCATGATGCGTTTTTTCAAGAAATGATCGAATCCTGCTGAAGTCAATTGGAGCCAGTCGAACCAACTGTCGGGTGCGACAAGCGCAGGAAGCATTTGGCGAACAAACTGCTCGGTTTCTTTGCGATCACGTGGCGGCAAGCTCCAGTGAAACTTGTCGTTATCGCGAACTTGCTGAGAAGTATCAATCGAATCATCGGTGACACCGAATCGTATGATGCGTTCTGTCGTGGAAGAAGCGATGTTTGACTGGACGTCTTGCTTTGAGTCAATTAACAGAATCAGCGGCTTCTTCTCTGCATTCACTTTCGCTTGATACCATTGCTCTATTAACTCATGAGTCGATGCCTTCCAATACTCACATGTTTGAACAGTTGCAACGGGGATTCCACTCGTTAGCAACGGAATCGCCGCTCCGATTACTTGATCTTCCGGCAACAGATATGGGTCGATGTCTACCTTAGTTATCGTACTACGAGATTCTTCGACAACAGTGGTACTAAGGAAAGATGATAATGCCGGTACGGGAATAAAAGAGTCGAAGTAACCGGAAAAGGATTCTACTGACTCGTAAGGAAATGATGGCGACACCGCCTCGGAGATAAAGTGCAATGTCTGTCGAGCGGAGGTTAACCGATTCGCCGGGTTGGGATCGGTTAATCTTGCTATTAAGTCGACTAACCACGGTTCTGCCCAAGGGGCTTCACTGCGAACATCCGGCAAAGGCGCTTCGCCTCGGCGGCGCACTGCCTGCGCAGGTGATAGCTCGGTGTAAGGAATATGCCCGGTAACAATTTGAAACAGAATTATACCAACCGAATACAAATCGATACCGGGTAAAGCGATTTTCTCACCCCAACGCTCGGGCGGTAAGTAATCCCATGTCCCGCGTAAACGACTACGATTTCTCGTACGACCGGCAAGTCCGAAGTCAAGCAACTTGACCGAAACACCATTATTGAGTTCGGTAACTTTGAGGTTCCCGGGTTTCAAATCATGATGTACAATGTTATTCGCATGTAGAAAATGTAAGGCTCGCAATAACTCAATAAGAAACGCTAACACACGATTGGAATCTTGTCTCCAGTCAAAAGTGTCGGGAGGTTTTCCGTTGATCCACTCCATCACGAGATATGGAGAGTGCAGGGATTCATCTATTCCAATGGAGAATAAGTGAGTGAAGGAAGGGTGTCGAATTGGAGCAAAAAACGAAAATTCATTTAACAGCGCTTGCCAGTTAGCATTCGTGCGGTTATGAAAAAGCTTCACCGCGACTTCGGTATCGTTCCTCCAACGATCGAATGCACGATAGACAGCTCCCACGGCACCGCTACCAGCAGTCTCGTGAATCGTGTAGCGATGATCAAGGAGATAAGGAAACAAGTCAGCAATCCATGAAGCGTGTAACTGTCTAAGCAAGGTAGTTTGATGAATTTCACGATACAAATTCTTTCGTTTGTTCAAATTAGAGAGTTTTGGTCTGATTTGAGGCATGCTCGGAAACGTAACAGCATCTAATTGTTTTTTACATGGTTATATCAGAAGTAAGGAGAATCAGCTCAAGTTCTTCCTTAGGTAACATTTTCCTCCTGCGGCAAAATCTTCCCTTTACATAGCTTTTCCAATACTTACTTCCCATTTCAATCAGTTTGGCCCAGTCTCCGACGTTACCAATCAATACTAAACTTTATATACTATATATATTCAATTACTTACGAAGCATATTTTATTTTTGTATGCAAGCAGCGCTTGATTGTGCAGTGCATCACATCCTTCAAATTGTGTTTTTCGTGTCTTGGCACAGGAGTTGCCAAATAGTGTTTCGATACAGAGACATCTACCTCTGTGAATCCAACTCCGAAGACGATTTCGGAATCTCAAAAACACCGCCCAGTACGGGCAATGGAGGAATCATGCAGGTCCGTTCCAAGAAGTACATCCTTTTAAT includes:
- a CDS encoding serine/threonine-protein kinase — translated: MFPYLLDHRYTIHETAGSGAVGAVYRAFDRWRNDTEVAVKLFHNRTNANWQALLNEFSFFAPIRHPSFTHLFSIGIDESLHSPYLVMEWINGKPPDTFDWRQDSNRVLAFLIELLRALHFLHANNIVHHDLKPGNLKVTELNNGVSVKLLDFGLAGRTRNRSRLRGTWDYLPPERWGEKIALPGIDLYSVGIILFQIVTGHIPYTELSPAQAVRRRGEAPLPDVRSEAPWAEPWLVDLIARLTDPNPANRLTSARQTLHFISEAVSPSFPYESVESFSGYFDSFIPVPALSSFLSTTVVEESRSTITKVDIDPYLLPEDQVIGAAIPLLTSGIPVATVQTCEYWKASTHELIEQWYQAKVNAEKKPLILLIDSKQDVQSNIASSTTERIIRFGVTDDSIDTSQQVRDNDKFHWSLPPRDRKETEQFVRQMLPALVAPDSWFDWLQLTSAGFDHFLKKRIMEAFAEGWLVPTLEGWAIQRTEMPSILPVDLTNLYRNWISRVPQTILQSAGVIALFPHGIPQRLLSESIQVDWRTIQTTPSVYRLIQIDDGEEGVIRFYPPAVRKMLEYTVDTSATDNVYRWLREHGKSELKELWQISALVHIAAQRFDYNAVETGLSSLQDIRSTDPLDDDTFARLLRLRDNPECPQSLRGRISSIWGKQLVITGAIPAALTVLSETWLESSNNKEDRLSAANSFAMLLLQKGQLDKAEPIFAEVVRDTPNSLRELQVIAYAGLAWIATVRQNWEDAAKYAGEALALCNAKELTHDRLRALNVQAMIDYHVKHDLDAAEKNWSECLKIARHVKIHRSVCDTLNNLG